A genomic window from Solanum stenotomum isolate F172 chromosome 10, ASM1918654v1, whole genome shotgun sequence includes:
- the LOC125878279 gene encoding uncharacterized protein LOC125878279 yields MLCKTSLPFCLVTAFFILSCVTLALAGSDFDFPSFQTTSISGEIRNENDVLVSWGTKRLLTEDELPLNSSLILAAKRTYRKDPLNNFNRYTGGWNISNRHYWASVAFTAAPFFVVALIWFVIFALCLLFICLCYCCCRRVPYGYSRTAYALSLILLILFTITAVVGCIILYIGQGKFHSSTVNTLDYVVHQANTTADSLRNVSGYLAAAKLIAVDQVLLPGSVQTDIDRIQTKINSSANTLASKTEDNKDDIAGLVESVRLALIILSAIMLLLTFLGFVLSIFGMQAFVYILVIFGWILVTGTLILCGIFLVLHNVTADSCVAMNQWVQHPLAHTALDDILPCVDNATAQETLTKSKEVTSKLVDVVNQVITNISNNNFSPSFRPLYYNQSGPKLPILCNPFYSDLTDRSCNPGEVDLSNATKVWDNYVCQVSPSGICSTTGRLTPVIYGQMAAAVNVSFGLYHYGPFLVDLEDCDFVRQTFGDIYSIYCPGLQRYSKWVYIGLVMVGLAVLLSLTFWVIYGRERRHRVYTKEHMPKPAEG; encoded by the exons ATGTTGTGTAAAACGTCATTGCCATTTTGTCTTGTAACTGCTTTCTTCATTTTGTCTTGTGTCACCCTTGCCCTGGCAGGATCTGACTTTGATTTTCCTTCCTTTCAAACTACATCCATTTCAG GTGAAATTAGGAATGAAAATGATGTGTTGGTTTCATGGGGGACAAAAAGGTTGCTTACTGAAGATGAACTTCCATTGAACTCATCACTTATCTTGGCTGCTAAGAGAACATATAGAAAAGATCCTCTTAACAATTTCAATAGATATACTGGAGGCTGGAATATCAGTAACCGCCATTACTGGGCT TCTGTGGCTTTCACTGCAGCTCCATTCTTTGTCGTTGCGCTGATCTGGTTTGTGATCTTCGCGCTGTGCTTGTTGTTCATCTGTCTCTGCTACTGTTGCTGTAGAAGAGTTCCTTATGGCTATTCCCGAACAGCTTATGCTCTGTCCCTCATACTCCTCATACTTTTTACCATTACTGCAGT TGTTGGATGTATCATTTTGTACATTGGACAGGGAAAGTTTCACAGCAGTACAGTTAACACGTTGGATTATGTGGTTCATCAGGCAAATACCACCGCTGACAGTCTCAGAAACGTCTCAGGTTATCTAGCTGCAGCCAAACTTATTGCTGTGGATCAAGTTTTGCTTCCTGGATCAGTCCAAACAGACATAGACCGCATCCAAACCAAAATTAATTCTTCTGCTAATACCCTTGCCAGTAAAACAGAAGACAATAAAGATGACATAGCTGGTTTGGTAGAGTCTGT GAGATTGGCTCTTATTATTCTATCagccatcatgcttcttttGACATTTCTGGGATTTG TACTTTCAATTTTCGGGATGCAGGCTTTCGTTTATAT CTTGGTGATATTTGGATGGATTCTTGTCACCGGGACTTTAATTTTGTGTGGCATATTTCTTGTTCTCCACAA TGTGACTGCAGACTCTTGTGTAGCAATGAATCAATGGGTCCAACACCCTCTTGCTCATACTGCTTTAGATGATATCTTGCCGTGTGTGGACAATGCCACTGCACAAGAGACCCTTACAAAAAGCAAAGAAGTCACTTCTAAGCTGGTCGATGTTGTTAACCAGGTCATTACTAATATTTCCAATAACAACTTCTCCCCCAGCTTTCGTCCTTTGTACTACAATCAGTCTGGACCAAAACTGCCAATCCTTTGCAATCCGTTTTACTCGGATTTGACTGATAGATCCTGTAACCCTGGTGAAGTGGACTTGAGCAATGCTACAAAG GTATGGGATAATTATGTCTGTCAAGTTTCCCCTAGTGGCATTTGTTCCACAACTGGCCGTCTGACTCCGGTCATCTACGGCCAGATGGCAGCTGCTGTAAATGTGAGCTTTGGATTGTACCATTATGGTCCTTTCTTGGTTGATCTAGAAGATTGTGATTTTGTTAGACAAACATTTGGAGATATATATAGCATATACTGCCCCGGACTTCAGCGTTATAGCAAATGGGTTTACATTGGACTGGTGATGGTTGGTTTAGCAGTATTGCTTTCCCTTACATTCTGGGTCATATATGGGAGAGAAAGGCGACACCGCGTGTATACAAAAGAACACATGCCCAAACCAGCTGAAGGGTAA